The window TATACTTCTAATGGATTTATAGCCTTGAGTTATATGACTAAAGAGCTTAAATGGATAAAACAGAGATATTTCCCAGAGAGAAGAATTACCATGGTAAGCTCGCGCATCAAAGCTGTTCCCAAATATATCTTAAATGCTCTAGATTACTTAGTCAAAAACAACGTAGGTTTGCTAACTTGCGTCGTTCAATTGCATCCGCACAGTCCAATGATTAAAAATACTTTAATTCTAGATCTTACAGAGTCGAAGATTAGCAAGAAGGATTTAATTGATGGATTATTATCCTTGCCTGGAGTGGAAGAAATTCATCTCCTAGAACTGCCCTTAACGCATGGAGAGGCTAGGTTAACCACATTCACTCTAGAAGAAATGCAAGATCTTTTAGATATGCTTAGAAACTTGGGAACTGGCGGTAAAGCTATAATGTTTAATATGGGCTATAGGGCGGGCTACTCGCTTGCTAGCCGCGTAAAGGACTTATTTTCTTCAAATCGTGAAGCATTAGAGTATATGCTTCTTTACCATGAAAGCTTGGGACATGGCAGTTTTAAAATAAAAAGGTATGTCGATGGATACGAGGCGGTTATAACAGCCAAAGAGTTGTTTGAATGCGTTGGCTTGAAGATGCCAGAGCCGAACAGCCATCTATTTCGAGGCGTATTATCCGGTTTTCTATCAAAGTTATGGAATACTAAAGTTGAAGTAAAGGAGACGAAGTGTGCGGCAAAAGGGGATGAATACTGCGAGTTCAAAATAACAAGCGTTTAACTATAAAGTTGTTATTTTCTTTTTTATGTCGAAAGCTTCTATATATAGCGAAGGCTAGTATTAAAGCAATTACTAAATATGGGCTTAAGGGTACTCGAACATAGTAAATGCCGCTGCTGTCCACGTATACGCTTTGTTCGCCGATTTTTAAGCCGAAAAGGAATATTTCAAGATTTAAATCGCCAGACGGAAGTTTTGTTTTCAGCAGAAAACCATCGAAGTCAGGCATGTACAGGCGGTCTATTAATATACTGTAAAATGGCGACGGGACGCCTATAAAATCGACTGTTCTGAACTCGACGTTCCATACAAGTAGTTTGATAGTGTAGTTTCCAGGTTTAACTATTGACAATTTGCTGCTTGCAGGCTCGCATTCAACCCAGCTTTGTCTTATTTCTTCCTTTGAGAAGAAGACTTGGAAGCTAGAAACATTTACATAGTTTTTATATGAGGCATTGGAAACTATGAAAACTCCTCTCTTCAACCATAAATAAATCCCTTGAGCTTCCACGTCAATGCTTGTTTCATTCAAGCAAATTCTCGCTTGGATAAGCTGTCCATCCATGTCTACAGCTTTTATGTGGACGAAATATTCTACATCCCATGCCACTTTTATAGTATATGGCTTATCGATTACTATTTGCAATGGACGATCGGTTATAGACTTGTTTTCGATAATCCAGTGGCTGAAAAGTCTCCTAGTGTAATTGCCATGATCTATTAGTGTAATATTAAGTTTTAGCTCGATTCTGCAACCAAGAGGTAACCACTTCTCCCAGCTTTCCCCATATTTAGAGCTCAACCTGATCAGGTATTCCCTTACCCACACGGCCTCGAGTTGTAAAGGCTGAGTAACAACCAGTTCAGCAATTGGTTTTCCCAAGATTAAGGTTCCATTCCATCCCTTCAATCTTAACCTTGTATAATTTCCGAAATCTATAATATCGTCTCTTACTCCAACCTCAATTATAGAACCGTTGGGATACCAGCCTGGAGCTGTTACAAGGCTAGAGTAAAGCGTTGTCAACTCAACTCTATACTCTATCCTCCATTCTGCTATCAAATTTAGCGGCTTATCAACTTTAACCTTTAAACTGGCATTAGCGCATTCTATACTCCCACTCCAATGGTCAAAAACGTATCTAGTCCATTCATCTAAGTATACAAGCGTGTCTATAATGCTTATGTTCAATACTTCTCCCGCATCATACCATCCAGAAACAACGTTAGTCCTCGATACTTGAGTTGTTATGTTAACATAATACTGTATTTTCCAAAGCGCGTAAAGCTCGATATCTTCCTTTACGACGATCTCGATGCTGGGCTTGCTCGAGGTTATATATCCAGACCATTTATCGAAAACTGCTCTAATACCAGAACCCAAATCCACTATCGGAGAAAGCAGAGATATTTTCGCGACAGCCCCCTCCAAGTACCAGCCCCCGCCTAGAACTTGTCCATACTCCGAGTATACTTTTACCTTGTAATATAACAGCATTCTATAAGGAATGCTAGCCGGCAAGCTTACAGAAGAAACCGTAGGTGCTTGAAATTTCCCCGTTTTAAGCCAAGCGTAGATCTCGGCGATGGCATAAGCGTCCAACGTTGAAGGTCTTAATTCAATTCCTGGATATGAATAAGTAGGATACATCAACTCTGGACCGTTTAAAGTTTCCTTATTGCTTGAATGGTCTAGGCCTAGAGCATGACCTATCTCGTGCAATGCTACATTGAACAAATCTCGTGGAGACAGCTTCCCAGAGGTTGTCTGCACGTATAGGAGAATGTCGACTTGGGAGATTTTTCCATCATAATATTTTACGGTTGCTAATCCAATTTCTCCCCCAGGCTTTACAACATCGCTGCTAAATTCTACCACTATGTCATAGCCCGGTCTCCTATATCCTAAAACAGTAACTTCGAAATTGAACTTGGATAAATACGCGAAGCCATAGGAGTTTCCAAAAGATTCCAAGGCTTTATCCCATACTTTGAAAGCTTTAATTGCGGCTTCGAGAAAGTTATCTCCAAGCCAGCTTGGCCTAACTATTAAAACTGTTAAGCTTGTTCTGCTCCAAATCGCGCCGATGATATTTATCGAAGGATCGCTAGATAATGGAAGAGATTTTTCTCCAGATAAGGCTAAAACTTTTACTTTATACGGAGTGCAGGCTGGGAGAATTACAGCTAACAAAACAGCTATAAGGAGGGCTACAATGATTTTTCTCATTTTCACAAGCAAAGTTATACTGTTGATGCGATATAGTTTTTACGTTTATGCTTTTAACCATTAAAAGCTGCTTGTTCTACATTATCACATAGCAATAAACGCTAAAGGATAAAGAATGTTTATATTTCCATGGATATCGATAAAATCTAAGGGATTGATATGATTTTCAGAGATGGAGATATACTCCACACCAGGGATGGCTTTATATTTTATACGTTCGGTTACTGTCATCCAGAAGGTAGAGTTACGGCATTCTTGAAATATATTCCAGAAGATTACGCAAAGCTTTTCCAGCTAAACTGGATCGACCATAAATGGTTGTTTAAAGGAAGGTACTTGTTGAGACCTAAACAACTATTTTCTCCACAGGTATATTCTAGGCTGATAAGCGTCTTCAACGAATATTTTCCGGAATACCTGTTTTATAGGAAAGATTTGAAAAAACATCTGTTCGCAGTTCCCTTAAAGCTTGTAGAAGAAGTATATACGCCATGTAGCGCGCTTACCAGCTTACTCAGAAAACAAGATAGGGACTGGCTTGAAGAAAAAATCGTGAAGCTGATAAAGTTATTGTCGCGTCGAACAAGCATTCCGTTGGAGTTTTTTGGGGTTCATGGGTCTATCTGTCTCGGTATGCACGGCGAGAAGAGCGATATGGACGTAGCCGTGTATGGATCCAGCAATTATAGAAGCGTTATTCAGGCTTTAAAACAGCTTGAGAAGGAAGGAACTATTGAGCTTTCGAAGAGTAGCCTGGTAGAAATAATTAAATGTAACGTTGGATGGTTTGAAAATTCTCGATTTGTAATTAACGCGATAAGGCTGGGAGAGGAAACAAAATGTAAAAAAGAAGCGGTTAGGTTACATGGTGAAGCATTAATAAAGTGTAGAGTGATAGATGATTCTGAGTCGATGTTTAGGCCTTCTATCTACAAAGTTGAGAGCTGCAAAGTCATAGAGGGAAGCGAAAAAGCCCGTAAGGTGGAGAAGGTTGTTTCCATGGTAGGCTTATACAGGAGCATAGCGAAAAAAGGGGATTGGATAATTGTTAAAGGTATGCTTGAAGAGATTTTAGAAGAAAAACAGTTTAGAATCGTGATTGGTTCAGGGCTTGAAGACGAGTATATGGGCTTGATACCAACATGACGAGTTTATTCAAAATTAGAATTGTTAGGCTCGCGCTAGCTTATAATAGATGGAGCTTAACGCAAAGCCTGCATAGAGATAAAAATATTATGTTTTATGTGTATGATTTAGGACAGCAAATCATGTTGGTTCGGAGTGGTTACGTTGAGGCTTAAAGATAGAGATTTTGTAGAGACGATAGAGGGTTTCCTTTTTTGTATCGTCGGATATCTACATCCGCCTGATAAATACACTGCATACCTGAAATACGTACCTTCAAAAAACGGTAAATGGGGAGAATCTGTAAAGTATAGGCGGGTTCTAGAGTATTATCATGCTTTAAAAGTATACGAGACTATGGCTTTCCTTGAAAAAAATTACCCGCATTATGTGCACCATTGCCCAGTAAGAAACATCAAAATCTCTATGG of the Thermoproteales archaeon genome contains:
- a CDS encoding matrixin family metalloprotease, whose translation is MKMRKIIVALLIAVLLAVILPACTPYKVKVLALSGEKSLPLSSDPSINIIGAIWSRTSLTVLIVRPSWLGDNFLEAAIKAFKVWDKALESFGNSYGFAYLSKFNFEVTVLGYRRPGYDIVVEFSSDVVKPGGEIGLATVKYYDGKISQVDILLYVQTTSGKLSPRDLFNVALHEIGHALGLDHSSNKETLNGPELMYPTYSYPGIELRPSTLDAYAIAEIYAWLKTGKFQAPTVSSVSLPASIPYRMLLYYKVKVYSEYGQVLGGGWYLEGAVAKISLLSPIVDLGSGIRAVFDKWSGYITSSKPSIEIVVKEDIELYALWKIQYYVNITTQVSRTNVVSGWYDAGEVLNISIIDTLVYLDEWTRYVFDHWSGSIECANASLKVKVDKPLNLIAEWRIEYRVELTTLYSSLVTAPGWYPNGSIIEVGVRDDIIDFGNYTRLRLKGWNGTLILGKPIAELVVTQPLQLEAVWVREYLIRLSSKYGESWEKWLPLGCRIELKLNITLIDHGNYTRRLFSHWIIENKSITDRPLQIVIDKPYTIKVAWDVEYFVHIKAVDMDGQLIQARICLNETSIDVEAQGIYLWLKRGVFIVSNASYKNYVNVSSFQVFFSKEEIRQSWVECEPASSKLSIVKPGNYTIKLLVWNVEFRTVDFIGVPSPFYSILIDRLYMPDFDGFLLKTKLPSGDLNLEIFLFGLKIGEQSVYVDSSGIYYVRVPLSPYLVIALILAFAIYRSFRHKKENNNFIVKRLLF